One part of the Solanum dulcamara chromosome 8, daSolDulc1.2, whole genome shotgun sequence genome encodes these proteins:
- the LOC129901499 gene encoding ABC transporter B family member 21-like, producing MDDEGNDSNENRGQQDSNKTKQMETVPFYKLFSFADSTDIVLMIIGTIAAIGNGLSIPIMTVLFGELTDSFGENPSSKDVLRIVARVSLKFVYLALGCGMAAFLQVACWMISGERQASRIRSLYLKTILQQDIAFYDKETNTGEVVGRMSGDTVLIQDAMGEKVGKFVQLISTFLGGFVVAFTKGWILTLVMLSIIPLLVISGGVMSLILSRMASRGQDTYAKAAAVVEQTIGSIRIVASFTGEKQAMTDYNESLIKAYRSGAKEGLASGLGLGSLFAIMYCSYALAIWYGARLILEKGYTGGQVINVIVAVLTASMSLGQASPCMSAFAAGKAAAFKMFETIKRKPEIDAYDTNGKILNDIRGNIELNDVYFSYPARPDEQIFGGFSLFVPSGTTAALVGPSGSGKSTVISLIERFYDPQSGQVLIDGINLKDFQLKWIRGKIGLVSQEPVLFTASIKENIVYGKYDATTEEIKAAVELANAAKFIDKLPQGLDTMVGQHGTQLSGGQKQRIAIARAILKDPRILLLDEATSALDAESERVVQGALDRIMINRTTIIVAHRLSTVRNADMIAVVHRGKVVEKGTHCELLKDPEGAYSQLIRLQEVNKETEKSGLDERDRLDKSMGSGRQSSKRMSLLRSVSRSLSGIGNSSHRSLSISFGLTTGLSVSETANEDTETGIQEVSGKPLKVPIRRLAYLNKPELPVIIIGTVAAIINGAIPPIFGTLFANVIKTFYEPPQELRKDSRFWALMFILLAAITLIAFPARSYLFGIAGCRLIRRIRSMCFEKLVHMEVGWFDESENSTGMIGARLSADAAAVRGLVGDALAQMVQDSATAIVGLAVAFEASWQLALIVLAMIPLIGLNGYVQIKFMTGFSADAKMMYEEASQVANDAVGSIRTVASFCAEEKVMETYRRKCEGPLKAGIKQGLISGIGFGVSYALLFCVYATSFYAGALLVQAGKITSADVFRVFFALTTAAIGISQSSSLAPDSSKAKAAAASIFAILDRKSKVDPSDDSGKTSDTVKGDIELKHVSFKYPTRPDVQILRDLCLTIRSGQTVALVGESGCGKSTVISLLQRFYDPDSGQISLDGIEIQKFQVKWLRQQMGLVSQEPVLFNDTIRANISYGKEGNAIEAEVLAAAELANAHKFISSLQQGYDTIVGERGTQLSGGQKQRVAIARAILKNPKILLLDEATSALDAESERIVQDTLDRVVVNRTTVVVAHRLSTIKGADVIAVFKNGVIVEKGKHDTLINIKDGFYSSLVALHTSSS from the exons ATGGATGATGAAGGGAACGATTCGAATGAAAATAGAGGCCAGCAGGATTCAAACAAGACCAAACAAATGGAGACAGTTCCTTTTTACAAGCTATTCTCCTTCGCTGATTCCACTGATATAGTTTTGATGATCATTGGAACTATTGCAGCTATTGGCAATGGATTGTCCATTCCCATTATGACTGTTCTTTTTGGAGAATTGACAGATTCCTTTGGAGAAAACCCAAGTAGCAAAGATGTGCTTCGCATAGTTGCCAGG GTCTCACTGAAATTTGTCTACTTAGCTTTGGGATGTGGGATGGCTGCATTTCTTC AGGTTGCTTGTTGGATGATCTCCGGTGAAAGACAGGCTTCTCGAATAAGGAGTCTCTATTTGAAAACTATTTTGCAACAAGATATTGCTTTCTATGATAAGGAAACAAATACGGGAGAGGTGGTTGGGAGGATGTCTGGTGACACTGTTCTTATTCAAGATGCAATGGGAGAgaag GTAGGGAAATTTGTACAGCTGATATCAACATTCCTTGGGGGTTTTGTCGTTGCATTTACCAAAGGCTGGATTCTCACGCTTGTTATGTTATCCATCATTCCTTTACTTGTCATATCTGGTGGAGTGATGTCCCTCATCCTATCTAGGATGGCGTCCCGTGGACAAGATACTTATGCAAAGGCTGCAGCGGTGGTTGAACAGACAATTGGCTCCATTAGAATA GTTGCATCATTTACAGGGGAGAAGCAAGCTATGACCGACTATAACGAGTCCCTAATTAAAGCTTACCGTTCAGGTGCAAAGGAAGGGCTGGCTAGTGGATTAGGTCTTGGCTCACTTTTTGCTATTATGTACTGCAGCTACGCTTTGGCTATATGGTATGGTGCAAGGCTCATCTTGGAAAAAGGATATACTGGTGGTCAAGTTATAAATGTAATTGTTGCTGTGTTAACTGCTTCCAT GTCCCTGGGACAGGCATCTCCTTGTATGTCTGCATTCGCTGCAGGTAAAGCAGCAGCTTTCAAGATGTTTGAAACCATAAAGAGAAAGCCGGAGATAGATGCTTATGATACCAATGGAAAAATATTGAACGACATCCGTGGCAATATTGAATTGAATGATGTGTACTTCAGTTACCCAGCCAGACCTGATGAGCAAATATTCGGTGGATTTTCACTCTTTGTACCAAGTGGCACAACTGCAGCTTTGGTTGGACCAAGTGGAAGTGGGAAGTCAACAGTCATAAGTCTGATAGAAAGATTTTATGATCCTCAATCTGGTCAAGTTCTGATTGATGGAATTAATCTCAAGGACTTCCAGCTTAAGTGGATCAGGGGAAAGATTGGTCTTGTGAGCCAAGAACCCGTACTTTTCACAGCAAGCATTAAGGAAAATATTGTGTATGGCAAGTACGATGCTACTACTGAAGAGATAAAAGCTGCAGTTGAGTTAGCAAATGCCGCAAAGTTCATAGATAAACTCCCACAG GGTCTAGACACCATGGTTGGACAACATGGAACTCAACTTTCTGGTGGGCAAAAGCAAAGAATTGCCATTGCAAGAGCAATTTTAAAAGATCCACGGATATTACTGTTAGATGAAGCAACAAGCGCATTAGATGCAGAATCTGAGAGAGTTGTACAAGGAGCTTTGGATAGAATTATGATCAACAGAACAACCATCATAGTTGCACATCGATTGAGCACAGTAAGGAATGCTGATATGATTGCAGTCGTTCATCGGGGAAAAGTTGTTGAAAAAG GCACACATTGCGAACTACTCAAGGATCCCGAGGGAGCATACTCTCAGCTTATACGCTTACAAGAAGTGAACAAAGAAACAGAAAAATCAGGCTTAGATGAGAGGGACAGATTAGATAAATCTATGGGATCTGGTAGGCAGTCAAGTAAAAGAATGTCATTATTACGATCTGTCAGTCGGAGTTTATCTGGCATAGGAAATAGTAGCCACCGTTCACTCTCCATCTCATTTGGTTTAACTACTGGACTTAGTGTATCTGAAACAGCAAATGAAGACACAGAAACAGGTATCCAGGAAGTATCAGGAAAGCCTTTAAAGGTCCCTATTCGTCGCTTAGCCTATCTCAACAAGCCCGAGTTACCCGTGATCATTATTGGAACTGTGGCTGCAATTATTAATGGTGCTATTCCTCCAATTTTTGGCACCTTATTTGCGAACGTGATCAAAACATTTTATGAGCCACCACAGGAACTAAGGAAGGACTCAAGGTTTTGGGCTCTCATGTTTATTCTTCTTGCAGCTATAACTTTAATTGCATTTCCTGCAAGGTCATACCTTTTCGGTATAGCTGGTTGTAGGTTGATAAGAAGAATTAGATCAATGTGCTTTGAGAAGTTGGTCCACATGGAGGTAGGATGGTTTGATGAATCTGAGAACTCCACTGGAATGATTGGTGCTAGGCTTTCTGCTGATGCAGCCGCAGTCCGTGGTTTAGTAGGAGATGCACTTGCTCAAATGGTCCAAGATAGTGCAACAGCAATTGTAGGTTTAGCTGTTGCTTTTGAAGCGAGTTGGCAGTTGGCACTTATCGTCCTTGCTATGATACCTCTAATTGGCTTAAATGGATATGTCCAAATCAAGTTCATGACAGGATTCAGTGCAGATGCAAAG ATGATGTATGAGGAAGCAAGTCAAGTTGCGAACGATGCTGTTGGAAGTATAAGAACTGTTGCATCATTTTGTGCAGAAGAGAAGGTGATGGAAACATACAGAAGAAAGTGTGAAGGCCCATTGAAGGCAGGAATAAAGCAAGGTTTGATTAGCGGGATAGGGTTTGGTGTATCATATGCTTTGCTGTTTTGTGTATATGCAACCAGTTTTTATGCTGGAGCTCTTCTTGTTCAGGCTGGCAAAATCACCTCTGCAGATGTTTTCCGT GTTTTCTTTGCTCTGACTACGGCAGCTATAGGAATTTCCCAGTCAAGCTCATTAGCTCCAGATTCAAGCAAGGCCAAGGCTGCCGCTGCTTCCATATTTGCTATTCTTGACAGAAAATCAAAAGTAGATCCAAGTGATGATTCTGGTAAGACATCGGACACTGTGAAGGGAGATATTGAGCTGAAGCACGTAAGCTTTAAGTATCCAACGAGACCAGATGTTCAAATTTTAAGAGACCTTTGCTTGACCATCCGCAGTGGACAG ACGGTTGCTTTAGTTGGGGAGAGCGGATGTGGAAAGTCTACTGTAATATCTTTGCTGCAAAGGTTTTATGATCCCGATTCAGGCCAGATTTCGTTGGACGGAATAGAGATTCAGAAGTTCCAGGTAAAATGGCTAAGGCAGCAAATGGGGCTTGTAAGCCAAGAGCCAGTGTTGTTCAACGATACAATCCGAGCCAATATTTCCTATGGAAAGGAAGGAAATGCAATTGAAGCAGAAGTTTTAGCAGCAGCTGAATTAGCAAATGCCCACAAGTTCATCAGTAGTCTGCAACAG GGTTATGATACGATAGTGGGAGAGCGAGGAACTCAGCTGTCAGGTGGGCAAAAGCAACGAGTGGCTATAGCGAGGGCCatattgaaaaatccaaaaatcttACTATTAGATGAGGCAACAAGCGCATTGGACGCAGAATCAGAGAGAATAGTTCAAGATACACTTGACCGGGTGGTGGTAAATCGTACAACTGTGGTGGTAGCACATAGATTATCCACCATCAAAGGAGCAGATGTAATTGCTGTGTTTAAAAATGGAGTTATCGTGGAGAAAGGGAAACACGATACTCTTATCAATATCAAAGATGGTTTTTATTCCTCTTTGGTGGCCCTCCACACGAGTTCTTCCTAG
- the LOC129898629 gene encoding ABC transporter B family member 21-like translates to MAEGNSLNGNSGLNEASSSSGGQNNTSQQDSDKTKQAENTNTVPFYKLFSFADSTDLVLMITGTIAAIGNGLSLPIMTILFGELTDSFGQNQNNKDVLRVVSRVSLKFVYLALGCGAAAFLQVACWMISGERQASRIRSLYLKTILQQDIAFYDKETNTGEVVGRMSGDTVLIQDAMGEKVGKFVQLISTFIGGFVIAFTKGWLLTLVMLSAIPPLVISGAAMSHVLSRMASSGQDAYAKAATVVEQTIGSIRTVASFTGEKQAVANYNESLIKAYHSGANEGLATGLGLGSLFAIIYCSYALAIWYGSKLILEKGYTGGQVINVIIAVLTSSMSLGQAAPCMSAFAAGQAAAFKMFETIKRKPEIDAYDTNGKILNDIRGDIELNGVCFSYPARPDEQIFGGFSLFVPSGTTAALVGQSGSGKSTVISLIERFYDPQSGQVLIDGINLKDFQLKWIRGKIGLVSQEPVLFTTSIKENILYGKHDATAEEIKAATELANAAKFIDKLPQGLDTMVGEHGTQLSGGQKQRIAIARAILKDPRILLLDEATSALDAESERVVQEALDRIMINRTTIIVAHRLSTVRNADMIAVIHRGKVVETGTHCELLKDPEGAYSQLIRLQEVNKETEKSGLDERERLDKSMGSDRQSSQRMSLLRSISRSSSGVGNSSRRSLSISFGLPTGLSVPETANTDTETGIQEVAEKPLKVPIRRLAYLNKPEIPVLIIGTVAAIINGAILPIFGILFSSVIKTFYEPPHELRKDSRFWALMFVLLGGVTLIAFPARTYLFSIAGCKLIRRIRSMCFEKVVHMEVGWFDESEHSTGIIGARLSADAATVRGLVGDALAQMVQDSATAIVGLAIAFEASWQLALIVLAMIPLIGLNGYVQIKFMTGFSANAKVMYEEASQVANDAVGGIRTVASFCAEEKVMEIYRRKCEGPLKAGIKQGLISGIGFGVSFALLFCVYATSFYAGAHLVQDGKITFSDVFRVFFALTMAAIGISQSSSLAPDSSKAKSAAASVFAILDRKSKIDPSDDSGMTLDTVKGDIELKHVSFKYPTRPDIQILRDLCLTIHSGKTVALVGESGCGKSTVISLLQRFYDPDSGQILLDGIEIQKFQVKWFRQQMGLVSQEPVLFNDTIRANIAYGKEGNATEAEVLAAAELANAHKFISGLQQGYDTTVGERGTQLSGGQKQRVAIARAILKNPKILLLDEATSALDAESERIVQDALDRVVVNRTTVVVAHRLSTIKGADVIAVVKNGVIVEKGKHDTLINIKDGFYSSLVALHTSAS, encoded by the exons ATGGCTGAAGGGAACAGTTTGAATGGAAATTCAGGACTCAATGAAGCCTCCTCATCATCAGGAGGGCAAAACAATACAAGCCAGCAGGATTCAGACAAGACCAAACAAGCAGAGAACACTAATACAGTTCCCTTTTACAAGCTCTTCTCCTTTGCTGATTCCACTGATCTAGTTTTGATGATCACTGGAACTATTGCAGCTATTGGCAACGGATTGTCCCTGCCCATTATGACAATTCTTTTTGGAGAATTGACAGACTCCTTCGGACAAAACCAAAATAACAAAGATGTGCTTCGCGTAGTCTCCAGG GTCTCGCTAAAATTTGTCTACTTAGCTTTGGGATGTGGGGCTGCTGCATTTCTTC AGGTCGCTTGTTGGATGATCTCCGGTGAAAGACAGGCTTCTCGAATAAGGAGTCTCTATCTAAAAACTATTTTGCAACAAGATATTGCTTTCTATGATAAGGAAACAAATACGGGAGAGGTGGTTGGGCGGATGTCTGGTGACACTGTTCTTATACAAGACGCAATGGGCGAGAAG GTAGGGAAATTTGTACAGCTGATATCAACGTTCATTGGGGGATTTGTCATTGCATTTACCAAAGGCTGGCTTCTCACACTTGTCATGTTATCCGCCATTCCTCCACTTGTCATATCTGGTGCAGCGATGTCCCACGTTCTATCTAGGATGGCGTCCAGTGGACAAGATGCTTACGCCAAGGCTGCAACGGTGGTTGAACAGACAATTGGATCCATTAGAACG GTTGCATCATTTACAGGGGAGAAGCAAGCTGTGGCCAACTATAACGAGTCCCTAATTAAAGCTTACCATTCAGGTGCTAATGAAGGGCTGGCAACTGGATTAGGTCTGGGCTCACTTTTTGCTATTATATACTGCAGCTACGCTTTGGCTATTTGGTATGGTTCAAAGCTCATCTTGGAAAAAGGATATACTGGTGGTCAAGTTATCAATGTAATTATTGCTGTGTTAACTTCTTCCAT GTCCCTGGGGCAGGCAGCTCCCTGTATGTCTGCATTTGCTGCAGGTCAAGCAGCAGCTTTCAAGATGTTTGAAACCATAAAGAGAAAGCCGGAGATTGATGCTTATGATACCAATGGAAAAATATTGAACGACATCCGTGGTGATATTGAATTGAATGGTGTGTGCTTCAGTTACCCAGCCAGACCTGATGAGCAAATATTCGGTGGATTTTCACTATTTGTACCAAGTGGCACAACTGCAGCTTTGGTTGGGCAAAGTGGAAGTGGGAAGTCAACAGTCATAAGTCTGATAGAAAGATTTTATGATCCTCAATCTGGTCAAGTTCTGATTGATGGAATTAATCTCAAGGACTTCCAGCTTAAGTGGATCAGGGGAAAGATTGGTCTTGTGAGCCAAGAACCCGTACTTTTCACAACAAGcattaaggaaaatattttgtATGGCAAGCACGATGCTACTGCTGAAGAGATCAAAGCTGCAACTGAGTTAGCAAATGCCGCAAAGTTCATAGATAAACTCCCACAG GGTCTAGACACCATGGTTGGAGAACATGGAACTCAACTTTCTGGTGGGCAAAAGCAAAGAATTGCCATTGCAAGAGCAATTTTAAAAGATCCACGGATATTACTATTAGATGAAGCAACAAGTGCATTAGATGCAGAATCTGAGAGAGTTGTACAAGAAGCATTGGATAGAATTATGATCAACAGAACAACCATCATAGTTGCACATCGATTGAGCACAGTAAGGAATGCTGATATGATTGCAGTCATTCATCGGGGAAAAGTTGTTGAAACAG GCACACATTGCGAACTACTCAAGGATCCTGAGGGAGCGTATTCTCAGCTTATTCGCTTACAAGAAGTGAACAAAGAAACAGAAAAATCAGGCTTAGATGAGAGGGAAAGATTAGATAAGTCTATGGGATCTGATAGACAGTCAAGTCAAAGAATGTCACTATTACGATCCATCAGCCGGAGTTCATCTGGCGTAGGAAATAGCAGCCGCCGTTCACTATCCATCTCATTTGGTTTACCTACTGGACTTAGTGTACCTGAAACAGCTAACACAGACACAGAAACGGGTATCCAGGAAGTAGCTGAAAAGCCGTTAAAGGTCCCCATCCGTCGCCTAGCCTATCTTAACAAGCCTGAAATACCTGTGCTTATCATTGGAACTGTGGCTGCAATAATTAATGGTGCTATACTTCCAATTTTCGGAATCTTATTCTCTAGCGTGATCAAAACATTTTATGAGCCACCGCATGAACTAAGGAAGGACTCAAGGTTTTGGGCTCTTATGTTTGTTCTTCTTGGAGGTGTAACTTTAATTGCATTTCCTGCAAGGACATATCTTTTCAGTATAGCTGGTTGTAAGTTGATAAGAAGAATTAGATCAATGTGCTTTGAGAAGGTGGTCCACATGGAGGTAGGATGGTTTGATGAATCTGAGCACTCCACTGGAATCATTGGTGCTAGGCTTTCTGCTGATGCAGCCACAGTGCGTGGTTTAGTAGGAGATGCACTTGCTCAAATGGTCCAAGATAGTGCAACAGCAATTGTAGGCTTAGCTATTGCTTTTGAAGCGAGTTGGCAGTTGGCGCTTATCGTTCTTGCTATGATACCTCTAATTGGATTAAATGGATATGTCCAAATCAAGTTCATGACAGGGTTCAGTGCAAATGCAAAG GTGATGTACGAGGAAGCAAGTCAAGTTGCGAATGATGCTGTTGGAGGTATAAGAACTGTTGCTTCATTTTGTGCAGAAGAGAAGGTGATGGAAATATACAGAAGAAAGTGTGAAGGCCCATTGAAGGCAGGAATCAAGCAAGGTTTGATTAGTGGGATTGGGTTTGGTGTATCATTTGCTTTGCTGTTTTGTGTATATGCAACCAGTTTTTATGCGGGAGCTCATCTTGTTCAGGATGGCAAAATCACTTTTTCAGACGTTTTCCGT GTTTTCTTTGCTCTGACGATGGCAGCTATAGGAATTTCCCAGTCAAGCTCATTGGCTCCAGATTCAAGCAAGGCCAAGAGTGCTGCTGCTTCCGTATTTGCTATTCTAGACAGGAAATCAAAAATAGATCCAAGTGATGATTCTGGTATGACACTGGACACTGTGAAGGGAGATATTGAGCTGAAGCACGTAAGCTTTAAGTATCCAACAAGGCCAGATATTCAAATTTTAAGAGACCTTTGTTTGACCATTCACAGTGGGAAG ACGGTTGCTTTGGTTGGGGAGAGCGGATGTGGAAAGTCAACCGTAATATCTTTGCTGCAAAGGTTTTATGATCCTGATTCAGGCCAGATTTTGTTGGATGGAATAGAGATTCAGAAGTTCCAGGTAAAATGGTTTAGGCAGCAAATGGGGCTTGTAAGCCAAGAGCCAGTGTTGTTCAACGACACAATCCGAGCCAATATTGCATATGGAAAGGAAGGAAATGCAACTGAAGCTGAAGTTTTAGCAGCAGCCGAATTAGCAAACGCCCACAAGTTCATCAGTGGTCTGCAACAG gGTTATGATACGACAGTGGGAGAGCGAGGAACTCAGCTGTCAGGTGGGCAAAAGCAACGAGTGGCTATAGCGAGGGCCatattgaaaaatccaaaaatcttACTATTAGATGAGGCAACGAGTGCATTGGATGCAGAATCAGAGAGAATAGTTCAAGATGCACTTGACCGGGTGGTGGTAAATCGTACAACTGTGGTGGTTGCACATAGATTATCCACCATCAAAGGAGCAGATGTAATTGCTGTGGTAAAAAATGGAGTTATTGTGGAGAAAGGGAAACACGATACTCTTATCAATATCAAAGATGGTTTTTATTCCTCTTTGGTTGCCCTCCACACCAGTGCTTCCTAG
- the LOC129901749 gene encoding two-pore potassium channel 5 produces MAAESLLQTQPITESAPSTPTNFSSSDSDSGDDFFAPTSWRSDDLLPSQKKKKFRRSRTAPAMVSMNDLFELHPNESDNFESTSLVRQAAFLLVIYLSLGVVVYSFNRDYFSGIETHPVVDALYFCIVTMCTIGYGDIAPTTPFTKLFACIFVLVGFGFIDILLSGVVNYVLDLQENLILNGTRLQGQRQLASHDHRRSGFSACTDCIVDVAKGRMRIRLKVGLALGVVLWCIGLGSLVLYFQENLDWVDSVYLSVMSVTTVGYGDRAFKTLPGRLFASIWLLFSTLAVARAFLYLAEARIDKRHRRITNWVLQREITIDDLLAADINNNGFIRKSEYVIYKLKEMGKISEKDVMQICNQFNKLDKNNSGKITLRSLLQSHV; encoded by the exons ATGGCTGCTGAATCACTACTTCAAACACAGCCTATAACTGAATCAGCTCCATCGACTCCGACCAATTTCTCTTCCTCCGATTCCGATTCCGGTGATGACTTCTTCGCTCCGACTTCCTGGCGTTCCGACGACTTACTGCCTTcccagaagaagaagaaattccGCCGATCTAGAACTGCTCCTGCAATGGTTTCCATGAACGATCTCTTTGAATTACATCCTAATGAATCTGACAACTTTGAGTCTACTTCTCTCGTCAGACAGGCTGCTTTTCTGCTCGTTATTTACCTCTCTCTAGGTGTAGTCGTATATTCCTTCAACCGTGACTACTTCTCTGGAATTGAAACCCACCCCGTTGTTGACGCCCTTTACTTTTGCATCGTCACCATGTGTACCATTGGTTACGGCGATATTGCTCCAACTACTCCTTTCACCAAACTCTTTGCTTGTATATTTGTGCTTGTGGGTTTTGGGTTTATTGACATTTTGCTGAGTGGGGTTGTCAATTACGTACTTGACTTGCAGGAGAACTTGATATTGAACGGTACTCGATTACAAGGGCAACGACAATTAGCTAGCCACGACCATAGGCGTAGCGGATTTTCCGCCTGTACGGATTGCATCGTCGATGTAGCCAAGGGCAGAATGAGAATCAGATTGAAGGTGGGTTTAGCTCTGGGAGTTGTGCTTTGGTGTATTGGGTTGGGATCACTGGTGTTGTATTTCCAGGAGAATTTGGATTGGGTCGATTCGGTTTACTTGTCGGTAATGTCTGTTACCACTGTTGGATATGGTGACAGGGCTTTCAAAACTCTGCCTGGAAGGTTGTTTGCTTCAATTTGGCTTTTATTTTCGACTCTTGCGGTGGCGCGAGCTTTCTTGTATTTGGCAGAAGCCAGGATTGACAAGAGGCACAGGAGAATTACCAACTGGGTGTTGCAGCGTGAAATCACCATTGACGATCTGCTTGCTGCTGATATTAACAATAATGGTTTCATAAG GAAATCAGAATATGTGATCTACAAGCTCAAGGAGATGGGAAAGATCAGTGAGAAAGATGTAATGCAGATATGCAATCAGTTCAACAAGCTTGACAAAAACAACTCTGGGAAGATAACATTACGCAGCCTCCTGCAGAGTCATGTATAG
- the LOC129901752 gene encoding uncharacterized protein LOC129901752 isoform X2 codes for MLMDEAKVLLGFPNNSCPNASQVKAAYKRKVWETHPDCFPLHLKPNAELKFKMISEAYTCLLSGARQEGEHVVGYSRVVRSGVPRGGGGGGRRNHALIGLPFLFIILGTAALGGANVASLGATAIRWRIH; via the exons ATGCTGATGGATGAGGCAAAAGTCTTGCTAGGCTTTCCCAATAATTCTTGTCCCAATGCTTCTCAG GTCAAAGCTGCTTATAAAAGGAAGGTATGGGAGACTCATCCTGATTGCTTTCCACTTCATCTCAAACCTAATGCAGAACTCAAATTTAAGATG ATTTCAGAAGCATACACTTGCCTTCTTTCTG GTGCAAGACAAGAAGGTGAACATGTAG TTGGATATTCGCGTGTAGTAAGAAGTGGAGTTCctagaggaggaggaggaggagggagGAGAAACCATGCACTGATTGGGCTTccctttctttttattattttgggaACTGCAGCATTGGGAGGAGCAAATGTTGCCAG TCTCGGCGCCACTGCCATAAGATGGAGGATACATTAG
- the LOC129901752 gene encoding uncharacterized protein LOC129901752 isoform X1, whose product MLMDEAKVLLGFPNNSCPNASQVKAAYKRKVWETHPDCFPLHLKPNAELKFKMISEAYTCLLSGARQEGEHVVGYSRVVRSGVPRGGGGGGRRNHALIGLPFLFIILGTAALGGANVARAYRKQRADYPSHNPFLP is encoded by the exons ATGCTGATGGATGAGGCAAAAGTCTTGCTAGGCTTTCCCAATAATTCTTGTCCCAATGCTTCTCAG GTCAAAGCTGCTTATAAAAGGAAGGTATGGGAGACTCATCCTGATTGCTTTCCACTTCATCTCAAACCTAATGCAGAACTCAAATTTAAGATG ATTTCAGAAGCATACACTTGCCTTCTTTCTG GTGCAAGACAAGAAGGTGAACATGTAG TTGGATATTCGCGTGTAGTAAGAAGTGGAGTTCctagaggaggaggaggaggagggagGAGAAACCATGCACTGATTGGGCTTccctttctttttattattttgggaACTGCAGCATTGGGAGGAGCAAATGTTGCCAG GGCCTACAGAAAACAGAGGGCAGATTATCCTTCTCATAATCCTTTTCTCCCTTGA